One Bufo gargarizans isolate SCDJY-AF-19 chromosome 3, ASM1485885v1, whole genome shotgun sequence DNA segment encodes these proteins:
- the LOC122931658 gene encoding protein ZBED8-like, translating into MICNAKLSNSSLAPAKLREHFLKLHGDGKYKNTTLAEFKVRRARFDEKASLPVLGFVPINKPILIASYEVAYLIAKQGKPHTIGETLIKPAVLKMANIMLGKAAEVKLSQIPLSNDTISDRIEDMSKDILAQIVADLISSPAKFSLQLDETTDVSNLSQLAVFVRYVKDDVIKEEFLFCKPLTTTTKAADVKKLVDDFFKDNNLSWDMVSAVCSDGAPAMLGRKSGFGALVKADAPHIIVTHCILHRHALATKTLPPQLAEVLKIVVECVNYVRNSALRHRIFRELCKEMGSEFEVLLYHSNVRWLSRGQVLNRVFAVRVELALFLQEHQHCHADCFKDSEFILILAYMTDIFAALNHLNQQMQGGGVNIIEAEENLKAFQKKLPLWKRRIENDNFANFPLLDDCVSKIEDVSGIGDISVPTELKQAIATHLDELATSLDGYFPTRESYPA; encoded by the coding sequence ATGATTTGCAATGCCAAGTTGAGCAATTCTAGTCTAGCACCGGCAAAACTAAGAGAACACTTCCTTAAGCTGCATGGAGATGGAAAATACAAGAACACAACGCTCGCTGAATTCAAGGTGAGGAGAGCCAGATTCGATGAAAAGGCTAGTCTGCCTGTTCTCGGCTTTGTACCCATCAACAAACCGATCCTCATAGCATCGTACGAAGTTGCTTACCTGATTGCAAAGCAGGGCAAACCCCACACCATTGGTGAAACACTCATAAAACCAGCTGTGTTGAAGATGGCGAATATCATGCTGGGAAAAGCGGCTGAAGTTAAGTTATCCCAAATTCCTCTTTCAAATGACACCATCAGCGACAGAATAGAGGACATGAGCAAAGACATCTTGGCTCAAATAGTTGCAGATCTGATTTCAAGCCCGGCAAAATTCAGCCTTCAACTCGACGAGACCACAGACGTCTCCAATCTAAGCCAGCTTGCAGTATTCGTGCGCTATGTGAAAGACGACGTGATAAAGGAAGAGTTTTTATTTTGTAAGCCTCTTACAACTACAACAAAGGCAGCCGATGTGAAGAAACTTGTGGATGACTTCTTCAAAGACAACAATCTTTCGTGGGATATGGTTTCTGCAGTTTGTTCGGATGGAGCTCCAGCCATGCTGGGAAGAAAGTCTGGTTTTGGTGCGCTAGTGAAAGCCGATGCACCACACATCATTGTTACGCATTGTATTCTGCATAGGCATGCATTGGCAACAAAAACCTTGCCTCCACAACTGGCAGAAGTATTAAAAATTGTAGTGGAATGTGTGAACTATGTGCGAAATAGTGCTCTGAGGCACCGCATCTTCAGGGAGCTGTGTAAAGAAATGGGATCTGAATTTGAGGTACTTCTGTACCATTCCAACGTTCGGTGGTTATCCCGGGGACAGGTGTTGAATCGTGTTTTTGCCGTGCGTGTGGAATTAGCCCTGTTTTTGCAAGAGCACCAACATTGTCATGCAGATTGCTTCAAAGATTCTGAGTTCATTCTGATTTTAGCGTACATGACTGATATCTTTGCAGCTCTAAATCATCTCAATCAACAGATGCAGGGCGGTGGAGTCAACATCATCGAAGCGGAAGAAAACCTGAAGGCTTTTCAAAAAAAGCTACCGTTATGGAAACGACGAATAGAGAACGATAACTTCGCAAACTTTCCCCTGCTAGACGACTGTGTAAGTAAGATCGAAGATGTATCTGGAATCGGAGACATTTCTGTACCCACGGAACTGAAGCAAGCAATTGCCACGCACTTAGATGAGCTTGCAACGTCTCTTGATGGATACTTCCCTACAAGAGAGTCATATCCAGCATAG